One genomic segment of Centroberyx gerrardi isolate f3 chromosome 4, fCenGer3.hap1.cur.20231027, whole genome shotgun sequence includes these proteins:
- the cstpp1 gene encoding centriolar satellite-associated tubulin polyglutamylase complex regulator 1, producing MTTKMNRFNSTVPVDEYLAETNVLFYLSDAVTQLLEHKEEYTQFGVIRYFAEYFSSVKNSNHVLFREYNYIRATPHNRASFIRVFWRCYRQIGKSGDLLSMLEYRSLLQLLCPDFPVEMVQSAARIVLMDDATDCLMSFSDFLYAFQLQFYYQEFLDSVLVIYQDLLSGKSPNTVIVPTSTAIEQLPPLATEDNDKEGQQQGGVDPSTLAQCIDALCDRFKHSRPPRSCMREILEQTDKVSYYSFLMSLAKHDTINHNIGALPNKTELLIDPEMDQELDKLISQISVSPGSNSSGSAVGGLKEVQRKASPRRNIHHRRKMEVESDGSTEETDSSEN from the exons ATGACGACCAAAATGAACCGTTTTAATTCGACCGTCCCCGTTGACGAATACCTCG CGGAGACTAATGTGTTGTTCTACCTGAGCGATGCAGTGACTCAGCTGTTGGAACATAAAGAGGAGTACACACAGTTTGGAGTGATCCGCTACTTTGCTGAATA tTTCAGCAGTGTGAAGAACAGTAACCACGTCCTCTTTAGAGAGTACAACTACATCAGGGCCACTCCTCATAACAGAGCCTCCTTCATCAGAGTCTTCTGGAGGTGCTACAGGCAGATCGGCAAGAGTggag ACTTACTGTCCATGCTGGAGTACAGGTCTCTGCTGCAGTTACTGTGTCCCGACTTCCCAGTGGagatggtgcagagtgcagccAG AATTGTTCTGATGGACGACGCCACTGACTGCCTGATGTCTTTCTCCGACTTCCTCTACGCCTTCCAGCTGCAGTTCTACTACCAAG AGTTCCTGGACAGTGTGCTGGTGATCTACCAGGATCTGTTATCAGGGAAGAGTCCCAACACAGTGATCGTCCCTACCTCCACCGCCATAGAGCAGCTCCCCCCTCTGGCCACAGAGGATAATGACAAGGAGGGGCAGCAGCAGGGCGGGGTGGACCCGTCCACACTGGCACAGTGTATAGATGCACTCTGTGACAGGTTTAAACatag tcgtCCTCCCAGGTCCTGTATGAGAGAAATATTGGAACAGACTGATAAAGTCTCTTACTACAGCTTCCTAATGAGCCTGGCTAAACATGATACCATCAACCACAACATAG gagCGTTGCCCAACAAGACAGAGTTGCTGATTGACCCAGAGATGGACCAGGAGCTGGACAAACT caTTTCCCAGATCTCGGTCAGTCCAGGCAGCAACAGCAGCGGCAGTGCGGTGGGGGGGTTGAAGGAGGTGCAGAGGAAGGCCTCTCCCAGGAGGAACATCCACcacaggaggaagatggaggtggagagcgACGGCTCCACGGAGGAGACCGACTCCTCCGAGAACTGA